A part of Prionailurus viverrinus isolate Anna chromosome E1, UM_Priviv_1.0, whole genome shotgun sequence genomic DNA contains:
- the ENPP7 gene encoding ectonucleotide pyrophosphatase/phosphodiesterase family member 7, with protein sequence MGRSAVLLAVALATLLAPGTGAPVGRKVSRNKLLLVSFDGFRWDYDQDVPTPNLDAMALDGVKARYMTPAFVTMTSPCHFTLVTGKYIENHGVVHNMYYNTTSKVKLPYHATLGVQMWWDNGSLPIWITAQRQGLKTGSFFYPGGNVTYQNVAVTLSRKEGALHNYGNEAEWKANIDTVMSWFTGEGLDLVTLYFGEPDSTGHKYGPESQQRKDMVMQVDRTVGYLRDSIRSSGLEDSLNLIITSDHGMTTVHKQAQDLVEFHKFPNFTFKDIEFELLDYGPNGMLLPKEGRLEKVYEVLKDAHPKLHVFKKESFPSSLHYANNSRITPLIMFSDPGYVIHGRLSVQFNKGEHGFHNNVTDMKTIFRAVGPSFKRGLEVEPFESIHVYELMCKLLGIVPEANDGSLSVLLPTLQETSHGPLSTVSPTLQKTSHGPLSTVSPTLQKTSHGPLSTVSPTSPSAPLTQTAELREPLLPWLPAALRAPRRAVGGARAAGGAQSLSAALGAQAGRDGHAARSAHTHAALSRRTPTPHPPCGAASEAGWPPRHAPPPPTGQSARLSGDAPTINPTGAPRHLQPARPPSPAREQLKRSGPCRRGCQPNPGERLNDTSQSSDKTCRVTVCPNWN encoded by the exons ATGGGACGCTCGGCTGTCCTCCTCGCCGTGGCCCTGGCCACCCTCCTGGCTCCGGGGACAGGGGCTCCCGTCGGCAGGAAGGTCTCCCGGAATAAGCTGCTGCTGGTGTCCTTTGACGGCTTCCGCTGGGACTATGACCAGGACGTACCCACTCCCAACCTGGACGCCATGGCACTCGACGGGGTGAAAGCACGCTACATGACCCCGGCCTTCGTCACCATGACCAGCCCCTGCCACTTCACCCTGGTTACTG GCAAATACATCGAGAACCACGGCGTGGTTCACAACATGTACTACAACACCACCAGCAAGGTGAAGCTGCCCTACCACGCCACGCTGGGTGTCCAGATGTGGTGGGACAATGGCAGCTTACCCATCTGGATCACAGCCCAGAGGCAG GGCCTAAAGACCGGCTCCTTCTTCTACCCTGGCGGGAACGTCACCTACCAAAACGTGGCCGTGACGCTGAGCCGGAAGGAAGGCGCTCTGCACAACTACGGAAACGAGGCGGAGTGGAAAGCCAACATCGACACGGTGATGAGCTGGTTCACGGGGGAGGGCCTGGACCTGGTCACGCTCTACTTCGGGGAGCCCGACTCCACGGGCCACAAGTACGGCCCCGAGTCCCAGCAGAGGAAGGACATGGTGATGCAGGTGGACAGGACCGTGGGCTACCTTCGGGACAGCATCAGGAGCAGCGGCCTGGAGGACAGCCTCAACCTGATCATCACCTCAGACCACGGCATGACCACCGTCCACAAGCAGGCCCAGGACCTGGTGGAGTTCCACAAGTTCCCCAACTTCACCTTCAAGGACATCGAGTTTGAGCTCCTGGACTACGGGCCGAACGGGATGCTGCTCCCCAAGGAGGGCAGGCTGGAGAAGGTGTACGAGGTCCTCAAGGACGCCCACCCCAAACTGCACGTCTTCAAGAAGGAGTCCTTCCCCTCGTCCCTCCACTATGCCAACAACTCCAGGATCACCCCCTTGATCATGTTCAGCGACCCTGGCTACGTCATCCACGGG AGACTGAGCGTGCAATTCAACAAGGGGGAACACGGCTTTCACAACAATGTCACAGACATGAAGACCATCTTCCGGGCCGTGGGCCCCAGCTTCAAGCGGGGCCTGGAGGTGGAGCCCTTCGAGAGCATCCACGTGTACGAGCTCATGTGCAAGCTGCTGGGCATCGTGCCCGAGGCCAACGACGGGTCCCTCAGCGTCCTGCTGCCCACACTGCAGGAAACCAGCCACGGGCCCCTCAGCACCGTGTCGCCCACACTGCAGAAAACCAGCCACGGGCCCCTCAGCACCGTGTCGCCCACACTGCAGAAAACCAGCCACGGGCCCCTCAGCACCGTGTCGCCCACGTCCCCCTCAG CGCCCCTCACCCAGACCGCGGAGCTGCGGGAGCCTCTGTTGCCATGGCTACCCGCCGCGCTCCGGGCTCCGCGCCGCGCGGTGGGTGGTGCCAGGGCCGCAGGCGGTGCGCAGTCCCTGAGCGCGGCGCTGGGGGCGCAGGCGGGACGCGACGGGCACGCCGCGCGCTCCGCGCACACGCACGCCGCCCTGTCACGGCGCACCCCCACACccc ACCCACCTTGCGGGGCCGCTTCAGAGGCGGGGTGGCCTCCTAggcacgcacccccccccccgaccggACAGTCGGCGCGGCTGTCCGGGGAtgcccccaccatcaaccctacCGGAGCGCCCAGACACCTGCAgcctgcccgccccccctccccggcgCGGGAGCAGCTAAAGCGCAGCGGGCCGTGTCGGAGGGG GTGTCAGCCAAACCCCGGGGAACGCCTGAACGACACCTCCCAGTCTTCCGATAAAACATGCAGGGTGACCGTATGCCCCAACTGGAATTGA